The nucleotide window TTTCTCTGTCAGACTAAAGAGTCTAATTAACCATGcagtcattttcatttttatatcacatttaggaaaaaaattttttttaaccatTTTCAAGACAAAATGTTTATCCATCaaactatttgttttaaaaagtccatatctaaaaataatccattttcatacatgtactaaattaACATTCATGTAAAACCATTATTGAACTATTTTTAAGTCTTACAAAGAGCTAGGCAGTGCTGTCACATCACAGACTGTGGTCATCTAACATCATTatttagttatacatgtatgtacattgaGTTTCAAACACTCAGTGTCATATAGCATTTACTCCTCTTGATCAAAGTTCACACATATCCTCTTAACCTCAATCAATGTTATTGTAATATTCCAGAATAGCTcttgaaaattatacaataataGTTCCACAGCAGTAGTCATtctttagttttcattttatgaaacACGGTTGTTTATATGCAAGTTCAAATGTTctagtttgttttaattaattgaattactTCCTGAGACTCTCCCTGAATGTGTTTGTTTTGACTGTCACGCGACAATCAAAATAAAAgagttttaatcagactgctgcgtacatgtatatggccaAAAACATAATTCTTGCGACGGTTATACTACAAGTCCAACACATACATGTCTAGCCTAAAATCAAGCTATTTTAAATGGGTTTACTTAGCTATTTTAGTGTACCTTTTCATGCAGTTTCACATACAACGcaaaacttcttttttttaatttccatttCTACTTCTTAAACTGTCACAGCTAGTCGACTTGCTAATACTTTATCTAAGAGACAGAGAGGGAAAGATATGTAGTTGAATGATCAGTAAACTAAAACAAACTCTCTATCTGACTATTATACTTTTAGAAAACTTACCCAGTTTCGGGTCAAACGTCAAGAAATCACTGGGAAGTATACAAAGTAAAGTAAATAGTAAACCGAAAATATGGAGAAATAAAAATTCcgattttttttagattttttaaatactacgcaagcgcgggaaatcacaattaaataatattgcatatagaatgtgtttgaaatgttgcgcacatgaatcaaatgaacgatatctttaattcaaatgaatccaAAATAATTCCACCCCTCCCCTTGATGTCATTAGAATTTGCAAATGATTTACAGtgtatttagatttatgcatgataggaacatacattttgttggagtcttttccgataggtattgtaaaaaaaaatcttgttaaaaataaactatttcaaaaatctaagttatagatgaataatcaatgatacgttttaaaatattgaatccaagggcaataactctgtttttattgatttctctatcaagtctattatgcgatagatttcctttatttttaacagacatttttgtatatttttgtgaagatacagtttcatgaaattgttatgaatgctattatatcgtcataaccagtttgtatgaaattttgataacgctgtttaaggaaaattgcatttTTCTGACATTGATATGTACGtttcgcatcttaaaaagtgatgacctatgtattttatttgataatttgttagttttaacacttatgaatggaaataaatacaattttaaaacttgtatcagataaaactgcgagtatggagttaccttaagaaCATTTTTTGAATAATGCGAGTATTAGTTATAACATTTTCCCGCGTTTCGTAGAATAGCAGGAAAAAAATTGTATCGATGTTCCGAATGTTCTATAATTGTTAATTTATGAATGTTTCTATTGGCTTTAGCCAATCAGATGTTAGGAAAGTTATAGTGGTCAGTGAAGGGCACGAGAATTGGTCATTCTTTAGCCGCCTTTCGTGCTGTTGAAAaccaaaaattttgatataattttgtaagtttataagttttttttttacagacgATTTTGTAGAAACAGATTTAAATCTTGTCCAGTTTCAgagtatttttgtttttgtttttgttttttttggccATAATGGTTTTTATCTCTGTTTTCCCCTGGGTCTGTCTTTCTGAATATCAGtgatatcattatatatatacatatatgtttatattGTATTTGAGAAATTAAAAGCGGCGTCCAGTTGCTTCGgcggtttgtttttttttttttttttttttttggttttttttttttccggtTTTGTTATTAAGCATATGAGGAGAATGAATgcatatttattgatatcatacagGCCTCGGTGAATAAACCTTGactattaggaagtcacttggagctatgttccttatgtaacataaatgcTCTCTCTTCATACTGAtttttacgaatgcaattgtaATCCATCATGCCGAATAGACTTTGACTAAAGGCAAAAGGaacggtcgttcataatttgaaactcagtagtgcgaatgtgtttataatggtattttttgtccagtttcttctcgtcaaacacaataattgaaaacataatgcactatattaatgacaaacagaaaaactgctatattgtatATAGGCCCGAGAATGTTTAATTGGTTGTATGTTTTGTCTAATGACTTCGTGATTAGACAGAATATACGTGAGTTGACCCAGAACCTCTTAAATGTTATAGCTGTATTCTGTAAGACCCCCGATTTAGTGaattaatatataaatgtacaatttttttttatttttgttttgtttttgtttttgttttttttttgttaacggccattgctttcatcaagaaattaaaaacaaaacaacaacattgaaACAACACATAAACAACGTAGGTTTATTACCTATAGGCTTTGGAAAAGACCCATTGCATTCTGAACTTTGTATCAGAGACTGCCCTTCCTCCAGgtaagatttagaatagtacgcaaacacacagcaacgtttttcaaagtgtatagggacagtcggaggagaaattgtcttctacaattgttgacaagcagaaaaggaacctaaaatgtctcttttgtccaaacttcgtattcctaaattggagggagggggctccgttcatccttcaattgatcagttcattcattattacatttttatggagcgccaaattaacataaactcaaatatattgaagatatcttcaattatttgaagatatcatcaatttatttgatgtgcgcaacaatttgattaaagatctcttcaaattattaatgatatcttcaattctgaattattgcacgcattaattgaattgatgatagcattaattcttcagctacATTGACGCACGCtttaactgaattaatgatttcttcaaatgaattaatgatatcaacaattgaattgatgcgcactacacttcaattgaagagagcaataattgatacaaTGCGCGCATTagttcaattattgctctcttcaatttaattaatgatatctttaattcatttacaGATCTCTGCAAATAATCActtatctttaattttgaattattaattgcacacattaattaaattggtGGTAGCATTGCTTACTCTGCTCCATTGATGCGCGCTATCATTGAATTGTTCCTCTCttgaaatgaattgatgatatcaacaactgaattgatgcgcgctacaattcaatcgAAGAGAGCGATAATTCCATTAAtacgtgcatcaattcaattaacacacacattaattgaattattgatctCTTCAATTGGATTAAtcatatcattaatttaattgacGCTCGCAATAactcttttagagagagcaactatatccaattagagatatcttcatGTCAACAAGTTAATTACTttgttgtaaatacatgtaattgagaatttcttttattaaattaaaaaaaaatatcatcaaatcatttatactgaGCTCTAAATCAAATTTTGCGAGCAATCATTCCACCGCATTGACGCactcatcaaatcaattattactcgcatcaaatcaaatattgctctcttcaattgaattaatgtgtacatcatatcaattattttctcaataattgaattgatgatatcttaaaataattacagatatttgtattttcaattatttgagtttatctTGATTTGGCTTTCGATACATATTCCCCATTGGCAGTATTTGTAATCATGGGAAAGATTAAGAATTTAAATTCGTAATCATGTATATTTGCTAAAACTTCTGCCAGTTGCCATATAGTAATCAAAGATTTTTTATTGGCCAAAGCTTGCTTCACTTGTGCTTCTGGTAGCAATTTCCATTTCTTTGGAAAATATATGAATGTTTGAGACCATTGAGAGTTGAATTCATTAAATACGAATAATGTTCGATGACAAATGGtactgcatttttaaaagaagggtggggggggggtgcactTTAGTTGCAATTCGTTATCAATCGGAATTTCTCACTGCAAATATGCGCGAATACATTGCCTTGTCGATCGAGTCATGGGTATGATGTAAATAAAGGctatagaggaaattcgaagtGAGACGATCAGAAAGGGCCCataatatacttatacatacatgtaggaagTAATATAGAAATGAGGGTTGGGTATAGGTTTAATCACAGAGTGGTTTAATCGGAAGATGAGGAAGGGATGGGGATTAAGGGCAGACAACTCGTATCACTGTAATGGAATTGTGGGAATCTGTAGTGTGGGAACTCCACTCTGTTTTACAATCAAATTAAATCCGTGATTGGAAACTGTTGTTAAAATGTACGATCATCAAACTTCACCAGGACAAAATATAATTGGTGGGATCTGACGTGTGTATTGTGTATCCAACTGTCAAAGAACTGGAAGTTTGGGAAACATGGCTCAGGGAGTTCTtccaaagaaagaaagaaaaaaaaaaatctttgaaagtgCACATCTATTTCTCTAGGATTTACAGGGCTcacacttgtacatgtattcataacttttcacaaaatccccccccccccgaaaaataaatattttggatTTAATTTTCATCATCTGTCTCTTTGCTGGATAGTCTCTGCGTACAATATCAGTAAGAACAAAACACTGTAGAGAACCATGTACGGGAAAAACCCACTGCCAATCAACATCATAGAGAGCGTGTAGCCGCACCAAATCAGTGCCATGATGGAGCGGTTCGGAGAGCGGAACATATCCCTAAACGTGTAAGCAATGTCTCCAACAAAGTTCTGGTAAGCGCCATCCATTCCTTGACTTCTTGAACGACCTCGACCTCCACGGTTTCCTACACGAATGTCAAGGTCGTCGGAATCATCGGTGGAGGTATCCACTGCCATTTCGCTGTCCGCCTCCGACATGTCTGCGACTGAAGCAGAAGACACACTGGTTCCCACATCGGATAGAAAGGCGGATACATCTAGTCTCGTGGTCACGTGATTATATTCTGTGGCTGAAGGGGAGTGCGGGTCATCCGATTTAAACCGCGCGTCTTGTTCTTCACTTAATGAGTACTGGCATCCAACTGACCTCACTCTCAATTTAAACATTTCTCGAACCTTAAAAAGAAGAATCAATCCTTAACATTTCTCAGGGATACACGTAcacgtatatatacatgtacgatacATTTGTCCAATTTCAAAATTGGTTCTTATGATAATGTTTAAagtaaatgattttgaaattacaaTCAAAGAACCAAAATTACATGAATTCATCGGTTCTTGATATAACAAAGAAGATTAATTTACATAACTCGTCAGTGTAGTGTAAGGAGgagggggtggttttaatcagactgttgATATAACAAATAAGATTAATTTACATGACTCGTCAGTGTAGtgttaggggggggggtgtaatcaGACTGTTGATATAACAAATAAGATTAATTTACATGACTTCGTTCTTTCTTCCAGTGATTGACATACTCCTGAATGGCGAAATTGACGCATGCGTTACGCTGCAAGACATATCGAACACGTGTGGGTGATCTACACGTGGGGCACGGGAACTTTAGTGCAGAAAGCAGGATGTTCGCTTGGTTATTTCGAGCAACTTTACAGACTCTGTAAAGAcatctgaaaaagaaaaatgaaatgcatggacatatattattattatcaatattatatatcattaattatgtATTATCATAAATTAACCATTAAATAGGATAAATTGTTTGTTAAAGgaaacttttattttttcattattgaaCGATTAATCATAAAAGGTCAAGAATGGTGATTTACAAATGTATCTAGAAATTGagttttatagaaaaaaaatatcggtCACATGATTCAATTTCCGGTTTGCTGAAAACCACCTGATAGTGCATCAGCTGAtactgattttgtttttcatttgcgAACACATTGTTAAGGCAACAATTATCATTagtggatacatgtatatacgtatGTATAGGATATCCTTAGTTCTCTTATAGTTTGTGGTTGGATATAATTATTATCCAACGAGTTGTGTTTTCTATCGCCGAGCCTTTGCTAAATATAATTTGTAGATAGCTAAAGATCATTGACCCGAGGTGTCAGAATTCGCTCTTGAACATTTTgggttacatacatgtacattacgtTACGCGGCGAAGAAATACAAAGTGTGGAATACGGAAACGATATCGTATGAGTGATATCAACTGGTTAAAGGGGTATAtatgaaatgtatatacatgtaggatcTCCCAAggtttgtggtttgatttgatttatattcaactctttgtgttttctatcccctcGCCAAAGCTCGGGTTTCTCGCCAAGGctcggggatagaaaacacacgaGTTAAATATAAATCACATCAAACCACAAATCATGGGAGATCCTATACACCACTCCTCGTCACGTGtatagtcagatatctaatgcAAACACTGACTTCGTTTCTTAAGGTATTCATGCAAATGTTGAAATTCCATAGGACCTCgaatcaaaatgtataaatagctgatttccttttaaaaccTTGATATCTGAAAATGGATGGCATATCAAATATATGAAAGTCTGAATTCAGTCCGTATGGTTTTCAAAGGAAACGCCCAGCTGGAAagtattcgtattttgcattgcaaagGTAAATTAATTGGGGAAAACTGACAATGAaggttggaatttcaaagcctATGACTCTTCGCCATCTGAATAAACCTGATAGAGAATTATATATAATAGCTTGTAGCTGGTTATCTGTATTTTAtacgggtgttgctaaaacgcggaacgaaAAACGGAACAAAACAGAACAGAAaaaggaaaatattgtatgcagtGATGTTTTGAGGAAGTCTGTATTTTATAAAATGAAcaggcttattatgaacaagggaaacagaaattacagagagaacgggAACttatcctcagaatccaccgtttcatattCTTCATtctaatgcatatgtattttaaaaccattATACAATGCACCTTACtataaaaaatattaagcaGTCGACTGTGGGTACATCCTTTTCCCcggctttgtcattttctgaccCCCCACCCTCCCCCGATTgcgacagtatgttgtttcaaagaaaaaaaaaatgaataaataaatatactaaaaagacttgaattataatttagcCCATTACAAATTGTATTACTTTATTCCGGATGTGGCagcaagaaagaaaaaaaaattgattctaTCCAATGAATAGAAGATTTTCACTCCTCCCCCACAACAACagtgaaaaagaagaaataattttttttcaacaattttccctttttaaatcaaatttgcttttaatcgaactagatATTTCAAAGATTCTACACTTGGtataatttacatttatgtatcgtGCGAACGAGTCCGGTAAATCTGGAAGGTTTGACACATTTGGAATCAATTCAAATAcaatgtgaaagttcgtacatgtACCTGTGTTGAAcctgaagagatacagcggaaaaaattgaaacatctatcaatgaaaactaaggtgaagtttatGACCttagtaagaggaattaacagatttatttcataacataTGATATAACTAAAAGGTTAACAGGGGCTTTATGTTTGATGgaattgaattattattatctgtattttgtcgtcttttcgaattttcgttatttcgaggcgaaaagtcgCTAGTGATCGTTTTGTCGTTTTTTCGcctcgaaaagacgacaaaacgccaagcgaaaagacgacaaattacGAGGTAGGTCGCTAATTTGcgggttttgtttgttatcttttCGAATTTTTGTtc belongs to Ostrea edulis chromosome 7, xbOstEdul1.1, whole genome shotgun sequence and includes:
- the LOC125653881 gene encoding uncharacterized protein LOC125653881; amino-acid sequence: MPGERVTPSEVIRVLKCGICWGFFNKPHTLKCGHSFCLRCLYRVCKVARNNQANILLSALKFPCPTCRSPTRVRYVLQRNACVNFAIQEYVNHWKKERSHVREMFKLRVRSVGCQYSLSEEQDARFKSDDPHSPSATEYNHVTTRLDVSAFLSDVGTSVSSASVADMSEADSEMAVDTSTDDSDDLDIRVGNRGGRGRSRSQGMDGAYQNFVGDIAYTFRDMFRSPNRSIMALIWCGYTLSMMLIGSGFFPYMVLYSVLFLLILYAETIQQRDR